The following proteins are encoded in a genomic region of Glycine soja cultivar W05 chromosome 17, ASM419377v2, whole genome shotgun sequence:
- the LOC114391885 gene encoding NAC domain-containing protein 83-like → MGRFENHVVKGGIKLPIGFRFCPTDEELLLHYLKKKAFAQQLPASVISEFDVFQTEPWKLPGELRENRYFFSNRSNGNIKRPAGSGCWKSVGKEKQIIHSESNQVIGMKETLFFCKGSHETRTQWVMHELRLVASYPCQMPVADFAVYRIFQKNKMKTRRSHGKKPSSSSKLQRLVDVKASFFDFTVDFNHDDIGPPTPCSPCLSEGCSEISSSKLD, encoded by the exons ATGGGGAGGTTCGAAAACCATGTTGTCAAAGGAGGCATCAAGTTGCCAATTGGGTTCAGGTTTTGTCCCACCGATGAAGAGCTTCTCCTTCACTACCTCAAGAAGAAGGCGTTTGCTCAACAATTACCCGCTTCAGTCATTTCAGAGTTTGACGTGTTTCAGACTGAGCCATGGAAACTTCCAG GTGAATTGAGGGAAAATAGGTACTTTTTTAGCAATAGATCAAATGGAAACATCAAGAGACCTGCTGGTTCTGGGTGCTGGAAATCTGTAggcaaagaaaaacaaatcatCCATTCAGAGAGCAATCAAGTAATTGGGATGAAGGAAACACTGTTTTTTTGCAAAGGGTCCCATGAGACAAGAACTCAGTGGGTCATGCACGAATTGCGCCTTGTAGCTTCCTACCCATGTCAG ATGCCAGTGGCAGATTTTGCTGTGTATCGCATATTTCAGAAAAACAAGATGAAGACAAGAAGATCACATGGGAAGAAGCCCTCTAGTAGCAGCAAACTTCAGAGACTTGTTGATGTTAAAGCTAGTTTCTTTGACTTCACTGTGGATTTTAATCATGACGATATAGGGCCTCCCACACCTTGTTCCCCATGTCTAAGTGAAGGCTGTAGTGAAATCTCCTCTAGCAAGTTAGATTAG
- the LOC114391581 gene encoding mitochondrial import inner membrane translocase subunit TIM14-1-like, with protein MWKRYHLFNGISAGLLINLTSCSWNATPFLAGLAVAAAALASKYGIQAWQAFKTQPPKPRLRKFCDGGFQPTMTRREAALILGVRENATADKVKEAHRRVMVANHLGGSLASKINKAKKVMVGKGKGSGSAF; from the exons ATGTGGAAAAGGTATCATTTATTCAATGGTATTAGTGCTGGACTCTTGATAAACTTGACTAGTTGCAGTTGGAAT GCGACACCATTTCTTGCTGGCCTTGCTGTAGCTGCTGCAGCACTTGCTAGCAAGTATGGCATCCAAGCTTGGCAAGCATTCAAGACACAACCCCCAAAACCCAGATTGCGCAAGTTCTGCGATGGTGGTTTCCAACCTACAATGACAAGGAGAGAAGCAGCTCTAATATTAGGCGTCAG GGAAAATGCAACTGCTGACAAGGTGAAGGAAGCACATAGAAGGGTTATGGTTGCAAACCATCTGGGTGGAAGTCTTGCTTCCAAAATAAACAAAGCCAAAAAGGTTATGGTTGGGAAGGGAAAGGGAAGTGGATCTGCATTTTAA